TGAATCCTGCGGTAAATGTGCTCCATGCCGTATCGGAACAAGGAGGATGTTGGAACTTTTAAATAAAATAACATCTGGCAAAGGTGAAGAAGGAGATATTGATAAGCTTGAAACTTTAGCTAATTCTATTAAAGCATCATCACTATGTGGGCTTGGACAAACAGCCCCAAATCCGGTTCTCTCAACTCTAAAATATTTTAGAGATGAATATGAAGCACACATTAAAGAAAAGAGATGCCCAGCAGGTGTATGCCAGGCGCTATTGAGATTCGTGATCAATAGTGAAAAATGTAGAGGATGTGGTATATGTGCCAAAAATTGTCCGGCAAATGCTATTTCAGGTAAAGTAAAACAGCCACATGTTATTGATCATGATAAATGTATAAAATGCGGTTCTTGTATGGATAAATGTCCTTTTGACGCTATATACAAGAAATAGATTATGAAAGGAGTGCAATAAATGGATAAGGTGCGATTAACGATAGATGGAATACCTGTTGAAGTTCCTTCTAACTATACAGTTTTGCAAGCTGCCAAAATGGCAAATATTGATATACCAACACTTTGTTATTTGGAAGGAATAAATGAAATTGGTGCATGTCGTGTATGTATTGTCGAAATAAAAGGCGTTAAAAATTTACAAGCATCATGTGTATATCCTGTAAGTAATGGAATGGAGGTTTTTACGAATACACCGCGTGTAAGAGAAGCAAGGCGTGCGAACGTTGAGCTCATTCTATCTGCACATGATAGAAGCTGTCTTACATGTGAAAGAAATAGAAACTGTGAATTACAAGCTCTAAGCGAAAAACTCGGTATTAATGAAATTAGATTTACTGGTGAAAATATAAAATATCCAAAGGATGATTTATCACCATCAATAGTTAGAGACCCAAATAAATGTATTCTGTGCAGAAGATGTGTTTCTACATGTTCAAATGTTCAAAATGTATTTGCAATAGGAATGGTTAATAGAGGATTTAAAACTATAGTTGCACCGGTGTTTGGCAGAAGCTTAAATGAATCACCTTGTATAAGCTGCGGTCAATGTATTGAAGTATGTCCGGTTGGTGCTATATATGAAAAAGATCATATTAACAGAGTTTATGATGCACTATATGATGGCAAAAAATACGTCGTAGTACAAACAGCTCCTGCTGTGAGGGTTGCGCTTGGTGAAGAATTTGGTTTACCATATGGAACAATAGTAACGGGAAAGATGGTTTCAGCATTAAAAAGATTAGGATTTGACAGCGTTTTTGATACTGATTTTGCCGCAGACCTAACTATAATGGAGGAAGGCAACGAATTACTCCAAAGGATTAATAATGGTGGTAAACTTCCGATGATTACATCATGCAGCCCAGGTTGGATAAATTATTGTGAGAGATATTATCCAGAATTTATAGAAAATCTTTCTACGTGTAAATCGCCACATATGATGATGGGTGCTCTAATAAAAAGTTATTTTGCTGAAAAGAAAGGTCTTAATCCAAAAGATATATATGTAGTATCGGTTATGCCGTGTACGGCGAAAAAATATGAGATAGATAGACCCGAAATGGAATCGGATGGTATTAAGGATGTTGATGCAGTTCTGACGACAAGAGAATTGGCACGCATGATTAAACAGTCCGGGATTGAATTCAATAAACTGCCAGATGAGGATTTCGACAATCCGCTTGGGGAATCAACAGGTGCGGCCGTAATATTTGGTGCAACGGGTGGTGTTATGGAGGCAGCGCTTAGGACTGTTGCAGATGTAGTAGAAGGGCGCGATTTAGAAAATATTGATTTTAGTGAAGTAAGAGGATTTGAAGGGATTAGAGAAGCATCCATAAAGATTGGTGGAAAAGATATTAAAGTTGCAATAGCTAATGGTACAGGGAATGCAAAAAAACTCTTAGATAAAGTAAAAAACGGCGAAGCCGAATATCATTTTATTGAAGTTATGGGTTGCCCAGGTGGATGCATTATGGGTGGTGGTCAACCGATACACAATCCTAATAAAAATCATGAAGTTAGGATTGCGAGAGCAAAAGCTATATATGAGGCTGATCGGAACTTACCCATAAGGAAATCCCATAAAAACCCGATGATAATAAAGATTTATGAAGAATATCTTAGCACACCACTGAGTGAAAAATCCCACCATCTCCTCCATACAAGCTATTCTAAAAAAGAATTATATCCTTTAAGTAAATAGAATAATTTAGTCCCCATAGTAAATGCTGTGGGGACTTTGATTGTATTTCCATAAATAACTTATTAAAAAAAGATTAGTTTGTGTCGAAATATATATTATTTATGATATAATTAAAAGGAAAAGTCTTAAATCTCGATGAAAGTGAGAAAATATAATTTAAAGGAGTGGGAGAATGAGAAGGAGCAAAGGCCCATGGACACTGGTATTTTTGCTGGTTGTTGGGCTAATACTTGGTGGCTTTGTAGGTGATTATCTTGCAAAATATGTAAGCCAGTTATCATACCAGCAAATAATAGGAATGAATAGTCCTATAAGCTTGGACCTTAATTTCATAAGGTTATCCTTTATGATTGCATTCAAGGTCAATATCGGGACTGTTGTAGGACTTATTGCTGCAATATATATGTTTTATAAGATAAAATAAAAAGCGTAAGTGCGGCACTGCGAAAGGAAAGTATAAGATGAAGATTATTCTTGCATCAAAATCTCCAAGGAGACGTGAATTGTTGTCTGGTATAGGCCTCGATTTTGATATAATTGGAAGTAATATAGATGAAATAACAGATGAGGTAAAACCGGAGAATATTGTTATGGATTTGTCAAAGAAAAAAGCCGAAGACGTAGCAAAGGGTGCTGATTCAGATTCAATCGTCATTGGTGCGGATACTATTGTTGTTATTGATGGGGAAATACTCGGTAAGCCTAAGGATAGACTTGATGCATATAATATGTTAAAAAAGTTGTGCGGAAGATGGCATAAAGTCTATACAGGAATTACCGTTATTAATACAAAAGATTTTAAAGTTGTATCAGATTTTGAATCAACTGATGTACTTATGAAAAATCTCAATGATGATATGATATATCGATACATTGATAAGGGTGAAAGTTATGATAAAGCGGGTTCATATGCTATTCAAGGATATGGATCACTTATTGTCGAAAAAATAAATGGTGATTATTTTAATGTAGTAGGATTGCCAATTACAAAATTATCTGATATCCTTTTAAAAGAATTTAAAATAAACCTGCTTTAAGGGGGAAAAAGAATGGGAGAGGAATCAAGCTTTACTATAAAAGATTTGCCTGAAGATGATAGGCCACGAGAAAGGCTTGTTAAATATGGTTCATCTGTATTGTCAAATGCAGAACTAATGGCTATAATTATAGGGACGGGTAATAAAAATGAAAGCGCAATAATGCTTTCGCAAAGATTGCTTAGTGAAGGCCGCGGACTTAAATATCTTATGGATACAGGAATAGAAAGGCTTTCAGAAATTAAAGGCATAGGTGTAGCGAAAGCTGCAAAATTAAAGGCCGCTATAGAGCTTGGAAGGAGATTGGCTCTTTCAGGGTATAATGATAGTTATGTTATAAGGAAGCCTGATGATGTAATAAGTTTATTGATGGATGAAATGAGGTATCTTAATAAAGAATATTTTAAAGTGGTCATGCTTAATGTGAAGAATAAAGTTATTGCAGTCGATACTATTTCAATAGGAAGTTTAAATACTTCTATCGTTCATCCGAGAGAGGTTTTTAAAGCTGCTATTGAGAGGTCAGCATCTTCGATAATTTTAGTTCATAATCATCCAAGCGGCGATCCAAATCCAAGCAAAGAAGATATTGATGTATCAAATAGGATTCATAAAAGCGGAAATATATTGGGGATAAAAGTGTTGGATCATATTATTATAGGTGATGGCATAGGTGTAAGTTTGAAAGAAAAAGGATATTATGATTTTGATGAATAAGGAAGGAGTTAAAGTTATAATGAAAGGATTTTCGAGAGATATAGGTATTGATCTTGGGACAGCAACAACACTTGTTTATGTACAAGGTAAAGGTATAGTATTAAGGGAACCGTCAGTTGTTGCTATAAAAAATGACACACATACGGTTCTTGCAGTTGGTGAAGAAGCTAAAAAGATGGTTGGTAGAACCCCAGGTAATATAGTTGCTATAAGACCAATGAGAGATGGTGTTATAGCTGATTTTGATATAACGAAAATGATGCTTGATCATTTTATAGGCAAGGTAAATCCGAGAAAGGGTTTATTTAGGCCACGAGTTATTGTTGGTATTCCTTCTGGCGTAACAGAAGTAGAAAAAAGAGCAGTAATAGAAGCAGCGTTTCAAGCAGGTGCTAAAGAGGCTCATACAGTAGAAGAACCAATGGCTGCTGCAATTGGTGCAGGTTTACCTGTCGAAGAACCAACTGGAAGCATGGTTGTTGATATAGGTGGCGGCACGACTGATGTAGCCATAATTTCTCTTGGCGGTATAGTTACAAGCAAGTCGCTGAGAATTGGTGGAGATGAGATGGATGAGGCTATTATAAACTATATCAAGAGAGAATATAATCTTATGATTGGTGAAAGGACAGCAGAAGAAGTAAAGATTCAGATAGGATCTGCATTTCCTAAGGCAAAAGAAGAGACAATGGATATTAGAGGAAGAGATTTAGTGTCTGGCCTCCCAAAAACCCTAAAAATTACTTCAACAGAAATACTTGAGGCACTAAAAGATCCTGTATCAAGCATACTAGACGCTATCAAAATGACACTTGAAAAGACACCACCGGAATTAGCTGCTGATATAATGGATAGAGGAATAATGTTAACAGGTGGTGGTGCATTATTAAGCGGTATAGATAGACTTATAAGACAAGAAACGGGAATGCCAATTCAAATAGCTGATCAACCATTGGATTGTGTGGCATTAGGTACGGGTAAAATATTAGAAGAAAGTTCGTTATTTAAAAGAGTTTTAAGCCCTATAAATAAGCTAAATTGAGAGGAGTGGGAAAGTGCCACGATTTCTAAAAAATAAACAATTCGTATTAGTAGTAATAATAGCCGTGGCACTTATTTCTGCCATGGCATATACCTATGGTGGTGGACGGGATATAACATCTATTGAATCAACTATAGGTGGTGTTTTATCTCCAGTACAAAAAGTATTCTATTCCATAGGTAATAATGTATCAAATTTTTTTGTATCTATAAGAGAAATTGGTACATTACGAGTTAAAAATGCTTCCCTTGAAAATGAAATAGTTAAATTAAAAAAAGATAATATAAAGTTACAAGAATATATAAGCGAAAATGACAGACTAAGAAACATCTTAAATTTTAAAGATAATAATATTGATATAACTACTAAACCAGCAAATATTGTAAGTAAGAATCCTGGAAATTGGTTTAATACATTTAATATAGATATAGGTTCAGATAATGGTGTTAAACCAAAAATGGCCGTTCTTGATGAAAAAGGAAATATGGTAGGCACTGTTACAGACGTAGGGAAAAATTGGTCAAAAGTTTTATCTATAATTGATGTAGACAGTTCCGTAAGTGCGATTGATGTAAAAACTCGTGACAATGGTATCATAAGAGGGGATTCTAATGGTAACCTTACAATGATTTACATTCCTGCTGATTCCAAAATTAGCAAGGGTGATGTAATTACTACATCTGATATGAGTATTTTCCCAAAGGGACTTATAATCGGGATAGTTGAAAAAGTAGAAAAGCAAGAAGGCTCACTTTTAAAACAAGCGATAATTAAACCTGAGGCTGATTTTGAAAGGCTCGAATTTGTGCAAGTTGTTACAAATATGAAAACTACGGGGAAGTAGAGATAATGAAAAGTATATATAAATATTTATTAATTATATTAATGATAGTATTGCAGGCAACGGTATTTAGATATTTTGCTATATTAGGCGTTAAACCTGATGTACTGCTAATATTAATTATATCTTTTGCACTCTTAAATGGCATTAACGAAGGGATTGTTTTAAGCCTGTTTGGAGGTCTTCTTGAAGATATACTTTTTAATAATGCTATTGGTTTTGTAGCTATTTCCTTGTTGATAGTTGCTTATTTATCTGGATTGCTTGGCAAAAATGTTTTTAAAGAAAATACATTCGTTGCATTCGTATTTGTATTTTTAGGGACTATTCTTTACAATTTGATAATGGTATTTTCAATGCTCCTCATGAAGTATGAATTAAACCCTGCTTTATTATTTAATATAATAATAGTTCAAGCGGTTTATAATTCTATAATTACAATATTTGCTTACAGATATTTAGTTAAATTTAATAATTATATAAATAAGTCAAGAAAATTTTTTTTTAAGATTTAAAGGTGGTTAAATTGAATGAGAGTTTAAAAAAAAGATTTAATGTGTTAGGCTGGATAATAGCAATTATTTTGATTTTACTTATTGCTAGACTCGTTTATCTACAGCTTATTAAAGGAGATTATTACAAAGAACAGTCTATTGGAAATGCAATAAGACCAATTACAATTACTGCTCCTCGTGGTGATATTGTAGATAAAAACGGTGTAAAGCTTGCAACGAGTAGGCCAAGCTTTTCTATAGAGTTAATGAAAAGCGATGTCAAAAATGTTAATTTAAATGACGTTATATTAAAATTATTAAAAATACTCAATAGCAATAATGTTAAGTATAAAGATGATTTGCCTATATTTTTAGATAATCATAATATGCCATATTTTAATTTTCAAAATCCAGACGAAAGCAATGTCGATCAAGCTGTCCTCATGCAGAGGGAAAAACAATGGAAGAAAAACAACAATATAGAACAAACTGCTACAGCTGACGAAGCATGGAAAATGCTTATTGAGAAATTTAAAATATCTCCAAAATTATCTCCTCAGGAAATAAGAGGAATAATGGCCATTAGGCAATTAATGGTTGAGCAGGGATATACGCAATATAAACCCGTCGAAATAGCAGTTGATGCAAATCAGCAAACTGTCGCACAAATAGAGGAAAATCATTTAGACCTTCCGGGCATAATAATAGATATCAAACCCATAAGGGTTTATCCTTTTAATACACTTTTATCACAAACCATTGGCTATATCGGCCGCATGAATCAAGAGGAATGGAAAAAATATAGTCAAGAAGGATATCAAATTTCTGACCTTGTTGGACATTATGGATTAGAAAGTTATCTAGAAAAATATTTAAGAGGTACAGATGGCAAACAACAAGTGGAAGTAGATAACTACGGAAGGTTAATCAAAAAATTAGATGAAATAAAACCGATACAAGGTAATACAGTATATTTGACAGTCGACGAAAAATTGCAGAAGGTAGCAGAAGATTCACTGCAAAGGACGATGGAAAGTATAAGGGCAAACAAAAGAGGGCCACACGGAGAGTATTTACCTGCAAATATTGGTGCTGCTGTAGTAACAGACATAAACACAGGAAAGATATTAGCGCTTGCCAGCGTTCCTGGATATGATCCAAATATCTTTGCATCTGGTAGTCCTCCACAAAGCATAATCAATGAATTATTTCGCCAGAGAAATGCGACGATTGACCCCAGTCCAATTTTTAATTATGCAATACAAGGTACTGCACCACCTGGTTCAACATTTAAAATGGTTACTGCACTTGCTGCTTTGGAGTCTGGTGTAACAACAGTTAACGAAA
This portion of the Thermoanaerobacterium sp. RBIITD genome encodes:
- a CDS encoding NADH-dependent [FeFe] hydrogenase, group A6, encoding MDKVRLTIDGIPVEVPSNYTVLQAAKMANIDIPTLCYLEGINEIGACRVCIVEIKGVKNLQASCVYPVSNGMEVFTNTPRVREARRANVELILSAHDRSCLTCERNRNCELQALSEKLGINEIRFTGENIKYPKDDLSPSIVRDPNKCILCRRCVSTCSNVQNVFAIGMVNRGFKTIVAPVFGRSLNESPCISCGQCIEVCPVGAIYEKDHINRVYDALYDGKKYVVVQTAPAVRVALGEEFGLPYGTIVTGKMVSALKRLGFDSVFDTDFAADLTIMEEGNELLQRINNGGKLPMITSCSPGWINYCERYYPEFIENLSTCKSPHMMMGALIKSYFAEKKGLNPKDIYVVSVMPCTAKKYEIDRPEMESDGIKDVDAVLTTRELARMIKQSGIEFNKLPDEDFDNPLGESTGAAVIFGATGGVMEAALRTVADVVEGRDLENIDFSEVRGFEGIREASIKIGGKDIKVAIANGTGNAKKLLDKVKNGEAEYHFIEVMGCPGGCIMGGGQPIHNPNKNHEVRIARAKAIYEADRNLPIRKSHKNPMIIKIYEEYLSTPLSEKSHHLLHTSYSKKELYPLSK
- a CDS encoding DUF4321 domain-containing protein; this encodes MRRSKGPWTLVFLLVVGLILGGFVGDYLAKYVSQLSYQQIIGMNSPISLDLNFIRLSFMIAFKVNIGTVVGLIAAIYMFYKIK
- a CDS encoding Maf family protein, with amino-acid sequence MKIILASKSPRRRELLSGIGLDFDIIGSNIDEITDEVKPENIVMDLSKKKAEDVAKGADSDSIVIGADTIVVIDGEILGKPKDRLDAYNMLKKLCGRWHKVYTGITVINTKDFKVVSDFESTDVLMKNLNDDMIYRYIDKGESYDKAGSYAIQGYGSLIVEKINGDYFNVVGLPITKLSDILLKEFKINLL
- the radC gene encoding DNA repair protein RadC — its product is MGEESSFTIKDLPEDDRPRERLVKYGSSVLSNAELMAIIIGTGNKNESAIMLSQRLLSEGRGLKYLMDTGIERLSEIKGIGVAKAAKLKAAIELGRRLALSGYNDSYVIRKPDDVISLLMDEMRYLNKEYFKVVMLNVKNKVIAVDTISIGSLNTSIVHPREVFKAAIERSASSIILVHNHPSGDPNPSKEDIDVSNRIHKSGNILGIKVLDHIIIGDGIGVSLKEKGYYDFDE
- a CDS encoding rod shape-determining protein, which gives rise to MKGFSRDIGIDLGTATTLVYVQGKGIVLREPSVVAIKNDTHTVLAVGEEAKKMVGRTPGNIVAIRPMRDGVIADFDITKMMLDHFIGKVNPRKGLFRPRVIVGIPSGVTEVEKRAVIEAAFQAGAKEAHTVEEPMAAAIGAGLPVEEPTGSMVVDIGGGTTDVAIISLGGIVTSKSLRIGGDEMDEAIINYIKREYNLMIGERTAEEVKIQIGSAFPKAKEETMDIRGRDLVSGLPKTLKITSTEILEALKDPVSSILDAIKMTLEKTPPELAADIMDRGIMLTGGGALLSGIDRLIRQETGMPIQIADQPLDCVALGTGKILEESSLFKRVLSPINKLN
- the mreC gene encoding rod shape-determining protein MreC, whose protein sequence is MPRFLKNKQFVLVVIIAVALISAMAYTYGGGRDITSIESTIGGVLSPVQKVFYSIGNNVSNFFVSIREIGTLRVKNASLENEIVKLKKDNIKLQEYISENDRLRNILNFKDNNIDITTKPANIVSKNPGNWFNTFNIDIGSDNGVKPKMAVLDEKGNMVGTVTDVGKNWSKVLSIIDVDSSVSAIDVKTRDNGIIRGDSNGNLTMIYIPADSKISKGDVITTSDMSIFPKGLIIGIVEKVEKQEGSLLKQAIIKPEADFERLEFVQVVTNMKTTGK
- the mreD gene encoding rod shape-determining protein MreD; this translates as MKSIYKYLLIILMIVLQATVFRYFAILGVKPDVLLILIISFALLNGINEGIVLSLFGGLLEDILFNNAIGFVAISLLIVAYLSGLLGKNVFKENTFVAFVFVFLGTILYNLIMVFSMLLMKYELNPALLFNIIIVQAVYNSIITIFAYRYLVKFNNYINKSRKFFFKI
- a CDS encoding penicillin-binding transpeptidase domain-containing protein, producing MNESLKKRFNVLGWIIAIILILLIARLVYLQLIKGDYYKEQSIGNAIRPITITAPRGDIVDKNGVKLATSRPSFSIELMKSDVKNVNLNDVILKLLKILNSNNVKYKDDLPIFLDNHNMPYFNFQNPDESNVDQAVLMQREKQWKKNNNIEQTATADEAWKMLIEKFKISPKLSPQEIRGIMAIRQLMVEQGYTQYKPVEIAVDANQQTVAQIEENHLDLPGIIIDIKPIRVYPFNTLLSQTIGYIGRMNQEEWKKYSQEGYQISDLVGHYGLESYLEKYLRGTDGKQQVEVDNYGRLIKKLDEIKPIQGNTVYLTVDEKLQKVAEDSLQRTMESIRANKRGPHGEYLPANIGAAVVTDINTGKILALASVPGYDPNIFASGSPPQSIINELFRQRNATIDPSPIFNYAIQGTAPPGSTFKMVTALAALESGVTTVNEKYDDPGIYAPTGQENWLFGEYGQRQGPVNVSDAIKYSTDTYFYEMSRRMGIDKIYEYAHKLGLDQKTGIELYETQGIIANPQFKKDYNLAILKSMVKTDKNPNGKITQDQYDKIVALIDKGNFSDYKTFLELKKMGITNSKLQMDIWRIMDGTRWTLVDTTNASIGQGSNQFTPIEIASYLSTLLNGGTRYRMHLVDKIVSPDGKIVEEVNPEVLDKIDIPQNYLDAIKLGMKGATEEGGTASAAFANFPIEVGGKTGSAEVGSHGSKIMQNYGWFVGFAPYDKPQIVVTALIYQGGSGAYTAQVARDIMDAYFGFNNPNNQTQNQNQPKNNVQGQNNGH